From Zalophus californianus isolate mZalCal1 chromosome 16, mZalCal1.pri.v2, whole genome shotgun sequence, one genomic window encodes:
- the MED9 gene encoding mediator of RNA polymerase II transcription subunit 9 has translation MASAGVAAGRQAEDALPPPAEPPLPETKPLPPSQPPPPVAAPQPQQSPAPRPQSPAGVKEEENYSFLPLVHNIIKCMDKDSPDIHQDLNALKTKFQELRKVVSTMPGTHLSPEQQERQLHSLREQVRTKNELLQKYKSLCMFEIPKE, from the exons ATGGCCTCCGCCGGGGTGGCCGCCGGGCGACAGGCCGAAGATGCGTTACCGCCGCCGGCCGAGCCGCCGCTGCCCGAGACGAAGCCGCTTCCGCCTTCGCAGCCGCCGCCTCCGGTCGCCGCGCCTCAGCCGCAGCAGTCGCCGGCGCCGAGGCCTCAGTCACCCGCCGGcgtgaaggaggaggagaattACTCCTTTTTACCTTTGGTTCACAACATCATCAAATG TATGGACAAGGACAGCCCAGACATCCACCAGGACCTGAACGCCCTCAAAACCAAGTTCCAAGAGCTGCGGAAGGTCGTGAGCACCATGCCGGGCACCCACCTGAGCCCTGAGCAGCAGGAGCGACAGCTGCACAGCCTTCGGGAGCAAGTCAGGACCAAGAACGAGCTTCTGCAAAAGTACAAGAGCCTCTGCATGTTTGAGATCCCCAAGGAGTAG